One region of bacterium genomic DNA includes:
- a CDS encoding nucleotidyltransferase family protein → METPNAQEWLKEERLAPLADWRLGGGGLARGLQNNMLIPLKEERRREARWELVQTAPLLDLLSETAALQPLALKGLDFRARLYPPATRPAVDLDLYLERRKTARFAEAAEKTGWRLATRGRLGRRLWRRWNHLIWGKDQTILEVHHDLTAPGRYNARYRFGEEPTPLDLYGVTLWVPSREDAALFCMVHLCGNHFFDPHLLSVYDIWLLCPGLDWGKLYTLARKAGLERTVSFALAYLRCYPTMRRLVPPGEPLRPGRSGMNFFRQRAGGVRTRSRLLGLYLADPRIRSLTYILGHLGERLDIF, encoded by the coding sequence GTGGAAACACCGAACGCCCAGGAATGGCTGAAGGAGGAGCGACTCGCCCCGCTGGCGGATTGGAGGCTGGGCGGCGGGGGTTTGGCACGGGGCTTGCAAAATAACATGCTGATCCCCCTGAAGGAAGAAAGGCGTCGAGAGGCCCGCTGGGAGTTGGTCCAAACCGCCCCGCTCCTGGACCTTCTGTCGGAGACGGCGGCGCTGCAACCGCTGGCCCTCAAGGGTTTGGATTTCCGCGCGCGGCTGTACCCGCCCGCCACCCGACCGGCGGTGGACCTGGATCTCTACCTCGAGCGCAGAAAGACAGCCCGGTTCGCCGAGGCGGCGGAAAAAACGGGCTGGAGACTGGCCACCCGGGGGCGGCTGGGGCGCCGGCTCTGGCGGCGCTGGAATCACCTGATCTGGGGCAAGGACCAAACCATCTTAGAAGTCCACCATGACCTCACCGCGCCCGGGAGATACAACGCCCGGTACAGGTTCGGCGAAGAGCCTACACCTCTGGACCTGTACGGGGTCACGCTCTGGGTGCCATCGAGGGAGGACGCGGCGCTCTTCTGCATGGTCCACCTCTGCGGGAACCACTTCTTCGATCCCCACCTCCTGTCGGTGTACGATATCTGGCTGTTGTGTCCCGGTCTGGATTGGGGTAAACTTTACACGCTGGCGCGCAAGGCGGGATTGGAACGGACGGTCTCCTTCGCCCTGGCCTACCTGAGGTGCTACCCGACGATGAGGAGGCTCGTCCCACCCGGAGAACCGCTCAGGCCGGGAAGAAGCGGGATGAATTTTTTCAGGCAGAGGGCGGGAGGGGTGCGGACACGATCCAGGCTGCTGGGCCTCTACCTCGCGGACCCGCGGATCCGTTCACTGACCTACATCCTCGGCCACCTCGGGGAGAGGCTCGATATTTTCTGA
- a CDS encoding PqqD family protein — protein MKTYDPDAVPVKAGLIPSQNVDGEIFAITPEDGVLHNFNEVGSFIWNLIDDEKSVREIASKVLSEYEVAPDALKQDMIEFFSQLHKKGLIEYRR, from the coding sequence ATGAAAACCTACGATCCCGACGCGGTGCCCGTAAAAGCGGGGCTGATACCCTCCCAGAATGTGGACGGCGAAATTTTCGCCATCACCCCAGAAGACGGGGTACTCCACAACTTCAACGAGGTGGGGAGTTTCATCTGGAACCTGATTGACGACGAAAAAAGCGTGAGAGAAATTGCAAGTAAGGTGTTGTCGGAGTACGAAGTCGCTCCAGACGCGCTAAAACAGGACATGATAGAATTCTTTTCACAATTGCACAAAAAAGGCCTTATCGAGTACCGCCGGTGA
- a CDS encoding radical SAM protein encodes MTFELTYSCNQKCVHCYLTHDDPYQKEMPVEEWLRAIGELKELGTFYVSVTGGEPTLYPGFWEIIEELHRQNMLIRVFTNATTFTKDDIDHLIRCGVQYVDISIHGSDRDTHEEITGVPGSYDRTVNAIKQLKAAGIHVMLKGSLLKSNYKKVNNLNRLMLSLGGYPHISHNITPDNNGGQQPLEYAISEVEFCYVFDNFYKTDYDLPDVEEDHIPLAIRCTAGFSTMTITPNGTVIPCVQFRAPLGNIQRNSLRRIWHHSPLCQYLSGLTRLSPSECTGCKFITFCIRCPGLSFIETGSLWKPSPNACRAAEHYFNAYYRSRGKRSASA; translated from the coding sequence GTGACGTTCGAACTCACTTACAGCTGCAATCAGAAGTGCGTGCACTGTTACCTGACCCATGATGACCCCTATCAGAAAGAGATGCCCGTCGAGGAATGGTTGAGGGCAATCGGAGAGTTGAAGGAGCTCGGAACTTTCTATGTATCCGTCACGGGCGGTGAACCGACTCTCTACCCGGGATTTTGGGAGATAATCGAGGAGCTTCACAGGCAAAACATGCTCATCCGCGTTTTCACCAACGCGACGACATTTACAAAGGACGACATTGACCATTTAATTCGATGCGGCGTGCAATATGTAGATATATCCATTCATGGATCAGATCGTGATACCCACGAAGAAATTACCGGTGTGCCGGGTAGTTACGACCGTACGGTCAATGCAATAAAGCAATTGAAAGCCGCTGGAATTCATGTGATGTTGAAGGGCAGCCTGTTAAAAAGCAATTATAAAAAAGTCAACAATTTAAATAGGCTGATGCTGTCTTTAGGAGGATATCCACATATCTCACATAACATTACACCGGACAACAACGGGGGTCAGCAACCACTTGAATATGCAATTTCCGAAGTTGAATTCTGTTATGTTTTTGATAATTTTTATAAAACCGATTACGACTTGCCCGATGTAGAGGAAGATCACATACCTTTGGCTATAAGGTGTACGGCTGGTTTCTCAACGATGACGATAACCCCGAATGGAACCGTTATCCCCTGCGTTCAGTTCAGGGCTCCCCTGGGGAACATCCAAAGAAACAGCTTGAGAAGGATATGGCATCATTCCCCTTTGTGCCAGTATTTAAGCGGATTAACACGCCTGTCGCCCTCTGAATGTACCGGGTGCAAATTTATAACCTTTTGTATTCGATGTCCCGGTCTATCGTTCATCGAAACGGGGAGTCTGTGGAAACCATCACCCAACGCCTGTAGAGCTGCCGAGCACTACTTCAACGCCTACTACAGAAGTCGAGGAAAAAGGAGCGCAAGTGCTTAA
- a CDS encoding nucleotide sugar dehydrogenase gives MNHNELVKKLTGGPAVFGVIGLGYVGLPLALEFAEAGIRVVGFDIDPSKVEFLRKGESYIQQIPAGRIKPYVDGGLLDATGDLGRLGEVDVIAICVPTPLDDHRQPDLSFIEATSRDVARRLGKGQVVILESTTYPGTTREVVLPILEEGSGLKGGSDFFLAFSPEREDPGNKEYRTRTIPKVIGALTPAGLDLVKGFYDRVFEQTVPVSSLEVAEMTKIFENTFRAVNIALVNELKMLALRMGVNLHEVIDAASTKPFGFMPFRPGPGLGGHCIPIDPFYLTWKAHEYEFSTRFIELAGEINTGMPRFVVERTAEALNHAGKPLRGSKILILGISYKPDIDDMRESPAVPVMEGLLKRGAEVDYHDPYIRKMPATRQTKLRLESIPLKNYSELAAYDAVVVVTNHSAYDYREVVRRAALVVDTRNATAGIPNDGNVWLA, from the coding sequence ATGAACCACAACGAACTCGTGAAAAAACTGACAGGGGGTCCGGCGGTTTTCGGCGTCATCGGACTGGGCTACGTGGGGCTGCCCCTCGCCCTGGAGTTCGCCGAGGCCGGCATCCGCGTCGTCGGCTTCGACATAGACCCGTCAAAAGTAGAGTTTCTCCGAAAAGGCGAGAGCTACATCCAGCAGATACCGGCCGGGCGGATCAAACCGTACGTGGACGGCGGCCTTCTCGACGCGACCGGCGACCTCGGCCGCCTGGGCGAAGTTGACGTCATCGCCATCTGCGTGCCCACGCCGCTCGACGATCACCGGCAGCCGGACCTGAGCTTCATCGAGGCCACGTCCCGGGACGTGGCCCGTCGGCTCGGGAAGGGACAGGTGGTGATTCTCGAGTCCACCACCTACCCCGGCACCACCCGGGAGGTCGTTCTGCCCATCCTCGAGGAGGGATCGGGCCTGAAAGGCGGGTCGGACTTCTTCCTCGCCTTCTCCCCGGAGCGGGAGGACCCGGGCAACAAGGAGTATCGGACCCGGACGATTCCCAAGGTCATCGGCGCGCTGACGCCGGCGGGGCTGGACCTGGTCAAGGGCTTCTACGACCGGGTCTTCGAGCAAACGGTCCCGGTGTCCAGCCTGGAGGTGGCCGAGATGACCAAAATCTTCGAGAACACCTTCCGGGCCGTGAACATCGCCCTGGTCAACGAGCTGAAGATGCTGGCGCTGCGCATGGGGGTCAACCTGCACGAGGTGATAGACGCCGCCTCGACGAAGCCCTTCGGGTTCATGCCCTTCCGCCCGGGGCCGGGCCTCGGGGGACACTGCATCCCCATAGACCCCTTCTACCTCACCTGGAAGGCCCACGAGTACGAGTTCAGCACCCGATTCATCGAGCTGGCCGGCGAGATAAACACGGGGATGCCCCGTTTCGTGGTGGAGCGCACCGCCGAGGCGCTCAACCACGCGGGCAAGCCGCTCCGGGGCTCGAAAATTTTAATCCTCGGCATCTCCTACAAGCCGGACATAGACGACATGCGCGAAAGCCCGGCCGTGCCGGTCATGGAGGGCCTCCTGAAGCGCGGGGCGGAGGTGGATTACCACGACCCGTACATCAGGAAGATGCCCGCCACGCGCCAGACCAAACTGCGCCTGGAGAGCATCCCCCTGAAGAATTACTCCGAGCTCGCGGCCTACGACGCCGTGGTCGTCGTGACCAACCACTCCGCCTACGATTACCGGGAGGTGGTCCGCCGCGCGGCCCTGGTGGTGGACACGCGGAACGCCACCGCGGGAATCCCCAACGATGGGAACGTGTGGCTGGCCTAG
- a CDS encoding acylneuraminate cytidylyltransferase family protein translates to MEILAVIPARGSSKGLERKNLAPLGGRPLLAYTADCVLGAVHSLRAVLSTEDDEIASLGRRLGLEVPFRRPVELAGDASTSLEVLQHALAGLHADEGYAPEWVVLLQPTSPLRTAAHLDASLDLLLSGGFDSLISLTPMRQNPAWAYRITDGLAEPIERERPDRRQGLPDFYYPNGAIYATSPELLAADRILGDRCAAFVMEPRESVDVDDSWDMAVAEAGLIHAKRAPRW, encoded by the coding sequence ATGGAGATACTCGCCGTCATCCCCGCCCGGGGCTCATCCAAGGGCCTGGAGCGGAAGAACCTCGCTCCCCTGGGAGGGAGGCCGCTGTTGGCCTACACGGCCGACTGCGTCCTGGGGGCCGTCCATTCACTCCGGGCGGTCCTGTCCACCGAGGACGACGAAATAGCGAGCCTGGGACGCCGCCTGGGCCTCGAGGTTCCCTTCCGGCGCCCCGTCGAGCTGGCGGGAGACGCATCCACCTCCCTGGAGGTCCTCCAGCACGCCCTGGCAGGCCTGCACGCCGACGAGGGGTACGCCCCGGAATGGGTGGTGCTTCTGCAGCCGACCTCGCCGCTGCGGACCGCCGCCCATCTGGACGCCTCGCTGGACCTGCTTCTTTCCGGGGGGTTCGATTCCCTGATTTCGCTGACCCCCATGCGTCAGAACCCGGCCTGGGCTTACCGCATCACCGACGGGCTGGCCGAGCCCATCGAGCGGGAACGACCCGACCGCCGGCAGGGGTTGCCCGATTTTTACTACCCCAACGGGGCGATTTACGCGACCTCCCCGGAGCTTTTAGCCGCCGACCGCATCCTCGGCGACCGCTGCGCCGCCTTCGTGATGGAGCCCCGGGAGTCGGTGGACGTGGACGACTCCTGGGACATGGCGGTGGCCGAGGCCGGTCTCATCCACGCCAAAAGAGCCCCGAGATGGTAG
- a CDS encoding N-acetylneuraminate synthase family protein — protein MVAAFRVGGRLLTSGEPVYIVAEGGVNHDGDPEKALELAAAAGECGADAVKFQLFTPENLVAADAPLARYQRHNAGGNDQLAMLERLKLSERDFARVKSRCDGLGLDFTLSAFSAGDVRAAAELGVPVLKIGSGELTDPFVLDAARDTGLPLMVSTGMANLEDVAWAVNRLGKAEILLLHCTSAYPAPAEELNLRALTALRERFDRPVGLSDHSPGTLAACLAVALGACAVEKHFTLDTGAAGPDHAASLDPTGFRELVRGIRNAERILGDGEKRSTPSEEDTRSVSRKGLRTTRRLEAGHRLAPGDLTAKRPAVGLDPRGVERLYGRKLKGTLEPDQPLTKDDLE, from the coding sequence ATGGTAGCCGCCTTCCGTGTGGGTGGGCGCCTGTTGACGTCGGGCGAACCGGTGTACATCGTCGCCGAGGGTGGGGTGAACCACGACGGCGACCCGGAGAAGGCCCTTGAACTGGCGGCCGCCGCCGGGGAGTGCGGCGCCGACGCGGTCAAGTTCCAACTCTTCACCCCCGAGAACCTCGTCGCCGCCGATGCGCCCCTGGCGCGCTACCAGAGGCATAACGCCGGCGGGAACGACCAGTTGGCCATGCTCGAGCGATTGAAACTCTCCGAGCGGGACTTCGCCCGGGTGAAATCCCGCTGCGACGGACTGGGCCTGGATTTCACCCTCTCGGCCTTCTCCGCGGGGGACGTGCGCGCCGCCGCGGAGCTGGGCGTGCCGGTGCTGAAAATCGGCTCCGGCGAGCTCACCGATCCTTTCGTGCTGGACGCCGCGCGGGATACCGGCCTCCCGCTCATGGTCTCCACGGGGATGGCGAATCTGGAAGACGTCGCCTGGGCCGTGAACCGCCTGGGGAAGGCGGAAATTCTCCTCCTCCACTGCACCAGCGCGTACCCCGCCCCGGCGGAGGAGCTGAACCTGCGCGCCCTGACCGCCCTGCGCGAACGCTTCGACCGTCCCGTGGGCCTCTCCGACCACAGCCCGGGCACCCTGGCCGCATGCCTGGCCGTGGCCCTGGGCGCCTGCGCCGTGGAGAAACACTTCACCCTGGACACGGGCGCCGCGGGTCCCGACCACGCGGCCAGCCTGGACCCGACCGGTTTTCGGGAACTAGTCCGCGGGATACGCAACGCGGAGCGCATCCTGGGCGATGGAGAGAAACGCTCCACCCCCTCGGAAGAGGACACCCGGTCGGTCTCGCGGAAGGGCCTCCGAACGACCCGGAGGCTGGAGGCGGGTCACCGCCTGGCCCCGGGTGATTTAACCGCCAAGCGGCCGGCGGTGGGCCTGGACCCCCGCGGGGTCGAACGCCTGTACGGGAGAAAACTGAAAGGGACGCTGGAGCCGGATCAACCCCTGACCAAAGACGATCTGGAATAA
- a CDS encoding methyltransferase domain-containing protein produces MEYEIYDTAPDSLPTEAIRKRSVASIHRRFGNADLAGWTIANLGLASGERVIDIGCGVGQITIPLARAVAPDGHAKGIDNEPDYAAAWDALEKDDLPVSFDLWRWEAPWPWPDGSYDAAVSNFTLTILPDLDLALREIGRILRPNGRLLVTGSAPDDQAEFMQMHWELVGEHPTAEMAARGRDLTAEVLPLLDESLGPGKRIEFANDLSFPRPQDVAEFYATGKLYGLLATDSRTRDDLLDLIFHAAEAHIAKFGTYVVKRRLLGGLYIKKP; encoded by the coding sequence GTGGAGTACGAAATCTACGATACCGCGCCCGATTCGCTGCCCACCGAGGCCATCCGGAAGAGGAGCGTGGCCTCGATCCACCGGCGCTTCGGAAACGCGGACCTCGCCGGTTGGACCATCGCCAACCTGGGGCTGGCCTCGGGGGAAAGGGTCATAGACATCGGCTGCGGGGTGGGGCAAATAACGATCCCGCTCGCCCGGGCGGTGGCGCCGGACGGCCACGCCAAGGGGATAGACAACGAGCCGGACTACGCGGCGGCCTGGGACGCTCTCGAAAAGGACGACCTGCCCGTCTCCTTCGACCTCTGGCGGTGGGAGGCTCCCTGGCCCTGGCCCGACGGCTCCTACGACGCGGCGGTGTCCAACTTCACCCTCACCATCCTGCCCGATCTCGACCTCGCCCTGAGGGAAATCGGGCGTATCCTCCGCCCCAACGGTCGGTTGCTCGTCACCGGTTCCGCCCCCGACGACCAGGCCGAGTTCATGCAGATGCACTGGGAGCTGGTGGGGGAGCACCCCACCGCCGAGATGGCCGCCCGGGGGAGGGACTTGACCGCCGAGGTCCTGCCGCTTTTGGACGAAAGCCTCGGCCCCGGCAAACGGATCGAATTCGCCAACGACCTGAGCTTCCCCCGGCCCCAGGACGTGGCCGAGTTTTACGCGACCGGGAAGCTCTACGGGCTCCTGGCCACCGATTCCCGCACGCGCGACGATCTCTTGGACCTGATTTTCCACGCCGCCGAGGCGCACATCGCCAAGTTCGGCACCTACGTCGTCAAGCGAAGGCTCCTGGGCGGGCTCTACATCAAGAAGCCCTGA
- the neuC gene encoding UDP-N-acetylglucosamine 2-epimerase, translating into MTHRRIAILTGCRSDYGLLRPFIRRVKGEPGAELVLYAAAGHLSPSRGMTVEEIRRDGFEPVTLAPVVEDDDTPAGMAELASRVTGELARLWIRDRPDWLVVLGDRVEVLGAAVAAWYCRVPLAQFHAGDLSLVDDGPRHAVSRLAHLLFPATRSAAQRLLGWGEEAWRVHPVGSLAADHALSSPPLGPGKLRALGERVGLNLDGDFLVLVYHPLPGEPEKTAKGLAACLKALDAASLPALVLHPNADAGGRPIALELERWVGRGPHRALQASLAPESFTEILRRTRALVGNSSAGLIECSVLGTPAVNVGPRQMGRERGANVLDADADSGEVRAALEKILAEAGIRERLLRQPSPYGDGGAAPRALKKILETPTDDTLLDKSLR; encoded by the coding sequence TTGACGCACCGGCGGATAGCCATCCTCACCGGTTGCCGCTCCGATTACGGCCTGCTCCGCCCCTTCATCCGGCGGGTGAAGGGGGAACCGGGGGCGGAGCTGGTACTCTATGCGGCGGCCGGTCACCTCTCGCCCTCCCGCGGGATGACGGTGGAGGAGATACGCCGGGACGGGTTCGAGCCGGTGACCCTGGCCCCCGTGGTCGAGGATGACGACACTCCGGCGGGCATGGCGGAGCTGGCCTCCCGGGTGACCGGGGAGCTGGCGCGCCTGTGGATCCGCGACCGGCCGGACTGGCTCGTTGTGCTGGGGGACCGGGTCGAGGTGCTGGGCGCCGCCGTTGCTGCTTGGTACTGCCGCGTCCCCCTGGCCCAGTTCCACGCCGGGGACCTGTCACTGGTGGACGACGGGCCCCGGCACGCCGTCAGCCGTCTGGCCCATCTTCTATTCCCCGCCACCCGGTCCGCGGCCCAGAGGCTGCTCGGATGGGGGGAGGAGGCCTGGAGGGTGCACCCGGTGGGCTCCCTGGCGGCCGACCACGCCCTTTCCAGCCCACCCCTCGGCCCCGGGAAGCTCCGCGCCCTGGGCGAACGGGTGGGCCTGAACCTGGACGGCGATTTCCTGGTGCTGGTATACCACCCCCTCCCCGGGGAGCCGGAGAAGACGGCTAAGGGGCTTGCGGCGTGCCTGAAGGCGCTGGACGCCGCCTCGCTCCCCGCCCTCGTCCTCCACCCCAACGCCGACGCCGGGGGACGGCCGATCGCCCTGGAACTGGAACGGTGGGTGGGACGTGGGCCGCACCGCGCTCTCCAGGCCAGCCTGGCGCCGGAGTCGTTCACCGAAATCCTGCGCCGGACGCGGGCCCTCGTGGGCAACTCCTCGGCGGGGCTCATCGAGTGCTCCGTCCTGGGAACGCCGGCAGTCAACGTAGGACCAAGACAGATGGGTCGCGAGCGCGGGGCCAACGTCCTCGACGCCGACGCGGACTCGGGAGAAGTGCGGGCGGCGCTCGAAAAAATCCTCGCCGAGGCGGGCATCCGCGAACGGCTCCTACGGCAGCCCTCCCCTTACGGTGACGGCGGTGCGGCGCCCAGGGCGCTCAAGAAAATATTGGAAACACCGACCGACGATACCCTCCTGGATAAATCGCTGAGGTGA
- a CDS encoding aminotransferase class I/II-fold pyridoxal phosphate-dependent enzyme has protein sequence MNNLFLSPTDGLRRAMEVIDAGRLGMALVVDTDGRLLGTLTDGDVRRHLLGGGGRDESVEKLYCRKPLTATTGYDRAGLARIARERGIKLIPFIEDGRPTRLLTPDDRSGKDRPAILGGAPAFREPIPVARPTLPKFGEISDELERVLASGIITNGPQVEAFEREAAEWMGTEPEKVVAVSSCTTGLVLALSRIEAPGEVVMPSFTYFATGLAATWNALTPVFVDARPDDFNVDAGAVERAVVDKTNGVPNGAPLAIVGVYVFGCPPPVVELRKLADAHGIPLILDAAHAFGAGQDGTPAGRFGDIEVFSLSPTKPVTSGEGGLIVCREEATAADLRRRRNLGLLDSATDPTRGLNGRMSEFNAVLGRASLRHLEENLQTRHRLVQVYRDELGDTPGLGFQKLPSGAVSTFKDLALVVDSDTLGMTRDDLAEGLAAENIGTKKYFSPPLHLQRRFAGLSRTQGPLKVTEKLADGVLCLPLYSHQEEEDVRRVAAALKRLVAHGEEVNRRLTELRREWE, from the coding sequence GTGAACAACCTCTTCCTATCCCCCACCGACGGGCTGCGTCGGGCGATGGAGGTGATAGACGCCGGACGGTTGGGGATGGCGCTGGTGGTGGATACCGACGGCCGGTTGCTGGGCACGCTCACCGACGGCGACGTTCGGCGCCACCTGCTCGGGGGAGGCGGCCGGGACGAGAGTGTGGAAAAGCTGTACTGCCGCAAGCCGCTGACGGCGACGACGGGGTACGACCGCGCCGGGCTCGCCCGGATCGCCCGGGAACGCGGAATCAAGCTCATCCCCTTCATCGAGGACGGACGGCCTACGCGGCTCCTGACCCCGGACGATAGGTCGGGGAAGGACCGGCCGGCGATACTGGGCGGCGCTCCGGCATTCCGGGAGCCCATACCGGTGGCCAGACCCACCCTGCCCAAGTTCGGGGAGATTTCCGACGAGCTGGAGCGCGTGCTCGCGAGCGGGATCATAACGAACGGTCCGCAGGTGGAGGCCTTCGAGCGGGAAGCGGCGGAGTGGATGGGGACGGAGCCGGAGAAGGTGGTCGCGGTCTCGAGCTGCACCACGGGGCTGGTCCTGGCACTCTCACGCATCGAAGCGCCCGGCGAGGTGGTGATGCCCAGCTTCACCTACTTCGCCACGGGGCTCGCGGCGACGTGGAACGCGCTGACACCGGTGTTCGTGGACGCAAGGCCGGACGACTTCAACGTGGACGCGGGGGCGGTGGAAAGGGCCGTCGTGGATAAAACGAACGGCGTGCCGAACGGCGCGCCGTTGGCCATCGTCGGCGTGTACGTCTTCGGCTGCCCGCCACCGGTCGTCGAACTGCGCAAGCTGGCCGACGCTCACGGGATACCGCTGATCCTCGACGCCGCACACGCCTTCGGCGCCGGACAGGACGGTACGCCGGCCGGGCGCTTCGGTGACATCGAAGTCTTCTCCCTCTCGCCCACCAAACCGGTCACCTCCGGGGAGGGCGGCCTGATCGTCTGTCGCGAAGAGGCGACCGCCGCCGACCTCAGGCGTCGCCGGAACCTCGGCCTCCTGGACTCGGCCACCGATCCCACCCGGGGCTTGAACGGCAGGATGAGCGAGTTCAACGCCGTGCTGGGAAGGGCCTCCCTGCGACACCTGGAGGAAAACCTCCAGACGCGCCACCGGCTGGTCCAGGTCTACCGCGACGAACTGGGGGACACACCCGGCCTGGGGTTCCAGAAGCTGCCGTCGGGCGCCGTCTCGACCTTCAAGGACCTCGCCCTCGTCGTGGATTCCGACACGTTGGGGATGACTCGCGACGACCTCGCCGAGGGGCTCGCCGCGGAGAACATCGGCACCAAGAAGTATTTCTCGCCGCCGCTGCACCTCCAGCGCCGCTTCGCCGGCCTATCCCGGACACAGGGACCGTTGAAGGTCACCGAGAAACTCGCGGACGGCGTGCTCTGTCTCCCACTCTACTCCCACCAGGAGGAGGAGGACGTCCGGCGGGTGGCCGCGGCGTTGAAACGTCTCGTTGCGCACGGGGAAGAGGTCAACCGACGGCTGACCGAGTTACGTAGAGAATGGGAGTAA
- a CDS encoding lipopolysaccharide biosynthesis protein, producing MPTGKVKASHLWSDTFWMSTAGLVSAGLSILRALLLPKIIANPAHYGLFLVINLIVGYGAYAHLGVTLGIYRQIPYLRGAGTPEEEIADLRNASLGFILLMGLVAVIAAFLLGWTQIEEGTLLGFAILGAGAALVPIRNLTAILTNFYQAEGRFRFLAILEFFYFLSSVGLSLLGAQLYGVLGAAGALIIVEIVFVVIYWSRTGYPRRLRLVPRLDWAKIFRVMRVGLPLTIVVFLRFCLESVDKLFIARFIGGVDRGFLNLAATIGMLVILVPGKLGVVLNPELARSTGAGEIGELRRRLVSYTEAAAYVGALVAGLAVMGSRTVLAAWLPNYAPSLALIDLYAPRMAFYAIITIAGNTLINLLIERRRVGLWIGMQIGILLLAVCGCTLALFRFGSSWSIVLASTGAIIVNSLIINHFAAKEVGMNLRERLGFLLRLLLPLGYVGALVEGLKFGLTYIEHWPPFLRLMAGTGAFLVLALPLIVYGEHRLGLFKMLKTRLRERLFQSRGELDD from the coding sequence TTGCCCACGGGTAAAGTCAAGGCGAGCCACCTCTGGAGCGACACGTTTTGGATGTCCACCGCCGGTCTGGTCAGCGCCGGTCTGAGCATCCTGCGCGCCCTCCTTCTGCCGAAAATCATCGCCAATCCGGCACATTACGGGCTGTTCCTCGTCATCAATCTCATCGTGGGCTACGGGGCCTACGCCCATCTCGGCGTGACGCTGGGCATCTACCGCCAGATTCCCTACCTGCGGGGGGCGGGGACCCCGGAGGAGGAAATCGCCGACCTACGAAACGCCTCCCTGGGCTTCATACTCCTGATGGGTCTCGTGGCCGTCATTGCCGCCTTCCTCCTCGGCTGGACCCAGATAGAAGAAGGCACGCTCCTCGGATTCGCCATCCTTGGCGCAGGAGCGGCCCTGGTCCCCATACGGAATCTGACGGCCATTTTAACGAACTTCTACCAGGCCGAGGGGCGGTTCCGCTTCCTGGCCATCCTGGAATTCTTCTACTTCCTGTCGTCCGTCGGCCTCAGCCTTCTGGGGGCGCAGCTCTACGGGGTTCTCGGCGCCGCCGGGGCCCTGATAATCGTGGAAATCGTCTTCGTCGTCATCTACTGGAGCCGAACCGGCTACCCCCGTCGGCTGCGGTTGGTTCCCCGTCTCGACTGGGCGAAAATTTTCCGGGTGATGCGCGTCGGGCTGCCGCTGACCATCGTCGTATTCCTCCGTTTTTGCCTGGAAAGCGTGGACAAGCTGTTCATCGCCCGGTTCATCGGCGGGGTGGACCGGGGTTTTTTAAACCTCGCCGCCACCATCGGTATGCTCGTCATCCTGGTCCCGGGCAAGCTCGGCGTCGTCCTCAACCCGGAACTGGCCCGCAGCACCGGCGCCGGAGAAATCGGTGAGCTCCGGCGTCGTCTGGTAAGCTACACCGAGGCGGCCGCCTACGTCGGCGCCCTGGTGGCCGGACTGGCGGTCATGGGTTCGCGGACGGTTTTGGCGGCCTGGCTGCCGAATTACGCCCCGTCCCTGGCGCTCATAGACCTCTACGCGCCCCGGATGGCCTTCTACGCCATCATTACCATCGCCGGAAACACCCTCATCAATCTCCTCATCGAACGCCGGCGCGTCGGGCTGTGGATCGGGATGCAGATCGGCATCCTGCTCCTGGCCGTCTGTGGTTGCACCCTGGCCCTGTTCCGCTTCGGCTCCAGCTGGTCCATCGTGCTGGCGAGCACGGGCGCCATCATCGTGAACTCCCTCATCATCAACCACTTCGCCGCGAAAGAGGTGGGGATGAATCTGCGGGAGCGGCTGGGCTTCCTCCTGCGACTCCTCCTGCCTTTGGGCTACGTCGGCGCGCTCGTGGAAGGGTTGAAGTTTGGATTGACCTACATCGAACACTGGCCGCCCTTTTTACGCCTGATGGCCGGAACCGGTGCCTTTCTCGTCCTCGCGCTGCCCCTCATCGTTTACGGTGAGCACCGGTTGGGGCTTTTCAAGATGCTGAAGACCCGGCTCCGTGAACGCCTCTTTCAATCCCGCGGTGAGTTGGATGATTAG